The following are encoded together in the Argopecten irradians isolate NY chromosome 5, Ai_NY, whole genome shotgun sequence genome:
- the LOC138324292 gene encoding uncharacterized protein KIAA1958-like yields MSKRNENTVKKTEGCIKRFKDWIQAPPRSDPREVLQILPFELDTYIGGFLLSLQKNDGSNYEPDTLTSFHRGIDRYLRENGYSFNILTSDLFATSRQVLQSRRKELKQKGLGNRPNKAQPVSDNEEEMLWECGQLGHDNPHALLNTVWFNNTKLLGFRGCDENRQLKWGDIELKHDETGSEYLEFNERTTKTRGGNSTHMRSFNPKQFGNPENKSRCPIEAYKLYAKHRPQAMNTPEYPFYVAVNQNNSGQKWFKNQPVGRNKLGVMMKTMASNAGLTGKKTNQSLRKTLCTVT; encoded by the coding sequence ATGagtaaaagaaatgaaaacacTGTTAAGAAAACTGAGGGATGCATTAAAAGATTCAAAGACTGGATCCAAGCTCCTCCTAGGTCCGACCCCAGGGAAGTTCTTCAGATTCTGCCATTTGAACTAGATACATATATTGGTGGGTTTTTGCTGTCCCTTCAGAAGAATGATGGTTCTAATTATGAGCCTGATACTCTTACCAGCTTTCACAGGGGTATCGACCGCTATCTGAGAGAAAATGGTTATAGTTTCAACATTTTAACCTCAGATTTATTTGCCACGAGTCGTCAGGTACTTCAGTCTAGGCGTAAAGAGTTGAAACAGAAAGGACTTGGGAATCGTCCCAATAAAGCTCAGCCTGTCTCAGACAACGAGGAGGAAATGTTGTGGGAATGTGGTCAGCTGGGTCATGACAACCCACATGCTTTGCTAAACACCGTCTGGTTCAATAACACTAAACTTTTGGGGTTCAGGGGGTGTGATGAAAACAGACAATTAAAATGGGGAGATATAGAATTGAAGCACGATGAAACTGGATCAGAATACCTGGAATTTAAcgaaagaacaacaaaaacaagaggGGGAAACAGTACTCACATGAGATCGTTTAATCCGAAACAGTTTGGAAATCCTGAAAATAAATCGCGATGTCCGATCGAGGCCTACAAACTGTACGCAAAGCATCGACCTCAGGCGATGAATACACCGGAATATCCATTTTACGTTGCTGTTAATCAAAACAACAGTGGTCAGAAGTGGTTCAAAAATCAACCCGTCGGAAGAAACAAACTTGGTGTAATGATGAAAACAATGGCAAGTAATGCTGGTTTAACTGGTAAGAAAACAAACCAATCCTTGAGAAAGACTCTGTGtactgttacatga